From Chryseobacterium gallinarum, one genomic window encodes:
- a CDS encoding class I lanthipeptide gives MKSIKKTLNLKKETLIKLQEKQMKALAGAGDMSNSEYNELALLDNSCCKRSCNVAGIEIGLELLDESCCKRTCNR, from the coding sequence ATGAAATCAATAAAAAAAACACTAAATCTTAAAAAAGAAACCCTTATAAAATTACAGGAAAAGCAAATGAAAGCCTTAGCCGGTGCTGGCGATATGTCTAATAGTGAGTATAATGAGCTTGCCCTTTTGGATAATTCGTGCTGTAAAAGATCATGTAATGTTGCCGGCATTGAAATAGGATTGGAATTGCTGGATGAATCATGTTGTAAAAGAACCTGTAACAGATAG
- a CDS encoding class I lanthipeptide yields the protein MKNNQNKKVLNLKKETLVRLQEKQMRALVGAEEMSNKSGVCGNTIEVPIGILGLAAAGDSCCKRSCNGK from the coding sequence ATGAAAAACAATCAAAACAAAAAAGTATTAAATCTTAAAAAGGAAACCCTTGTAAGATTACAGGAAAAGCAAATGAGAGCTTTAGTAGGAGCAGAAGAAATGTCTAACAAATCCGGAGTTTGCGGGAATACTATTGAGGTGCCCATTGGAATCCTGGGATTAGCTGCAGCTGGAGACTCTTGCTGTAAAAGGTCTTGTAATGGTAAATAA
- a CDS encoding class I lanthipeptide, whose product MKNNQNKKVLNLKKETLVRLQEKQMRALVGAEEMSNKSGACGNTIEVPIGTLGLAAGDSCCKRSCNGK is encoded by the coding sequence ATGAAAAACAATCAAAACAAAAAAGTATTAAATCTTAAAAAAGAAACCCTTGTAAGACTACAGGAAAAACAAATGAGAGCTTTGGTTGGAGCAGAGGAAATGTCTAACAAATCCGGAGCTTGCGGGAATACTATTGAGGTGCCTATCGGAACCCTGGGACTAGCTGCAGGAGATTCTTGCTGCAAAAGATCTTGTAATGGCAAATAA
- a CDS encoding class I lanthipeptide, translating into MKKDQNKKVLNLKKETLVRLQEKQMKALIGAAEMSNNSGVCDNTIKVPIGGLGAVAASCCKRSCN; encoded by the coding sequence ATGAAAAAAGATCAAAATAAAAAAGTATTGAATCTTAAAAAAGAAACCCTTGTAAGACTGCAGGAAAAACAAATGAAAGCTCTAATTGGGGCTGCTGAAATGTCTAACAATTCGGGAGTTTGTGATAATACAATTAAAGTTCCTATTGGAGGACTAGGAGCAGTAGCTGCTTCTTGTTGTAAAAGATCATGTAATTAG
- a CDS encoding outer membrane beta-barrel family protein gives MLVKISTDKTTYSSLTDYTGAYKLTVPEKGNYTLNVFKNNVLLSSEELNIQSDINKELIINNGEKLIETITLLSQKKLIERKIDRTVFNINNSSMSLGTNLFDALQQVPMIRADENSGISITGKSNVSVMINNRIINLSSSELISYLKSLNSNDVDKIEVITSPPAKYSAQGNSGLINIVLKKDNTQGFKGTYSSSVISRTWNSFNNNLNLSYKKNKIYTNLKLRYEDYRKRSVENYNIVGPTSSYSNDLRTDFGNSKGASLNLEYKINSQSTVGINSDLNYLHSNMNINNTTNYYIEERFNQTLHTYTENRKKNTSFTLNGYYDLAFGKENKNKLNVLINYFDYDPVTNVNFATSSVNDIDSVRTYSGVNYKVFSGQFDFTIPTKFANIETGARYSSIKNLSNVEYYNFDYDNSIFIENKERANQYNYKEDNYALYISGTKEFEKFSVKAGLRYEYSVIDGKSVTLNKTNTYKYGRLFPTFYFDYNINDDNDISFSYSKRINRPGFRAIDPFRWYSNPYSYMSGNPELMPSYNHNFELNYTYKNSLSIGAYFQRLINGFDQITNLDGMYEVSTYKNFFNQNSFGVDISYNKYIFKWWQGYYTANLAYSTSDIENPSIIAQKGIGINFSITNSLRLNSNKTSYLILAYNHSFPSREGNTYYLQKSSFDIGYRQALLDNKLQLSIAVNDLFRQQKFRGEVYFKDNTQYYNNYYDNRRVTFAVTYNFGALKANNKAKQVDFKEKDRAE, from the coding sequence ATGTTAGTAAAAATAAGTACTGATAAGACTACGTATAGTTCGTTAACAGACTATACTGGAGCTTATAAGCTTACGGTACCGGAAAAAGGAAATTATACTTTAAATGTATTTAAAAATAATGTTTTATTATCCTCCGAAGAGCTAAACATCCAATCTGATATAAATAAGGAATTAATTATCAATAATGGTGAAAAGCTGATTGAAACAATAACCCTTCTCTCGCAGAAGAAATTGATAGAACGGAAGATTGATAGAACGGTTTTCAATATAAACAATTCATCGATGAGTTTGGGAACAAACCTTTTTGATGCACTGCAGCAAGTACCTATGATAAGGGCTGATGAAAATTCAGGAATCTCCATTACAGGAAAATCTAATGTATCGGTTATGATTAATAATAGAATAATAAATCTATCATCCTCAGAGTTGATAAGCTATTTAAAATCATTAAATTCAAATGATGTTGACAAAATTGAGGTGATTACATCTCCACCCGCCAAATATTCTGCTCAGGGGAATAGCGGCCTTATTAATATTGTATTAAAAAAAGATAATACGCAAGGATTTAAAGGTACATATTCTTCTTCCGTTATTTCAAGAACATGGAATTCTTTTAACAATAATTTAAACCTAAGCTATAAAAAAAATAAAATCTACACTAATCTCAAATTAAGATATGAAGATTACAGGAAAAGATCTGTGGAAAATTATAATATCGTAGGGCCTACTTCTTCATATAGTAATGATTTGAGAACAGATTTTGGGAACTCAAAAGGAGCATCTCTTAATTTAGAATACAAAATAAATAGTCAGTCTACAGTAGGTATTAATAGCGATTTAAATTACCTGCATTCCAATATGAATATAAATAATACGACAAATTATTATATTGAAGAGAGATTTAACCAGACTTTGCATACCTATACTGAAAATCGAAAGAAAAATACTTCTTTTACTCTGAATGGCTATTATGATTTAGCTTTTGGAAAAGAAAATAAAAATAAATTAAATGTACTAATCAATTACTTTGATTATGATCCCGTTACAAATGTGAATTTTGCTACATCTTCTGTAAATGATATTGATAGTGTAAGGACCTATTCAGGTGTTAATTATAAAGTTTTTTCAGGGCAGTTTGACTTCACTATTCCCACTAAATTTGCAAATATTGAAACAGGAGCAAGATACTCTTCTATTAAAAATTTATCTAACGTTGAATATTATAATTTTGATTATGATAATTCTATTTTTATCGAGAATAAAGAAAGAGCTAATCAGTATAACTACAAAGAAGATAACTATGCTTTATATATAAGTGGAACAAAAGAGTTTGAAAAATTCTCTGTTAAAGCAGGCCTAAGGTATGAGTATTCTGTGATTGACGGAAAATCAGTTACTTTGAATAAAACGAATACATATAAATATGGCAGGCTATTCCCTACATTTTATTTTGATTATAATATTAACGATGATAATGATATATCTTTTTCATACAGTAAAAGAATAAACAGACCCGGATTCAGAGCAATAGATCCTTTTAGATGGTACTCAAACCCTTATTCTTATATGAGTGGAAACCCGGAATTAATGCCATCCTATAACCACAATTTTGAATTAAATTACACATATAAGAACTCACTATCCATAGGAGCATATTTTCAGAGGTTGATTAACGGATTCGACCAGATAACAAATTTAGATGGAATGTATGAAGTTAGCACCTATAAAAACTTTTTTAATCAAAATAGTTTTGGGGTAGATATAAGTTATAATAAATATATTTTCAAATGGTGGCAGGGATATTATACTGCAAATTTGGCATATTCTACCTCTGATATAGAAAACCCTTCTATTATTGCTCAAAAAGGTATTGGAATAAACTTTTCCATTACCAACAGTTTAAGGCTGAACAGCAATAAAACATCCTATTTAATTCTTGCATATAATCATTCTTTTCCATCAAGAGAAGGAAATACATATTATCTCCAAAAAAGTAGCTTTGATATAGGATATAGACAGGCACTTTTGGATAATAAATTACAGCTTTCCATTGCGGTTAATGATTTATTCAGACAACAAAAATTTAGAGGAGAGGTTTATTTTAAAGATAATACGCAATATTATAACAATTATTATGATAATAGAAGAGTTACTTTTGCAGTCACATATAACTTTGGCGCTTTAAAAGCTAATAATAAGGCTAAGCAGGTTGACTTTAAAGAAAAGGATCGTGCAGAATAA
- a CDS encoding DUF6973 domain-containing protein, producing the protein MRTFKIFFNTIRSMSFKKIIRLLSLVLPHPLFSILSFYATIKAFTIAQKRFPETASNNGIGNAFRHALWCCFIMMYCCKISSPEKALDFCKRITDMHEELFPNQPLETKMDLHNNKIGMDYFMELLPGIHRQFFEKSFFVDGLIKKMDDAKVLKNLDDDFEGYLVYLEE; encoded by the coding sequence ATGAGGACTTTTAAGATATTTTTCAATACTATCCGGAGTATGAGTTTTAAAAAGATTATACGTCTTTTATCTCTTGTTCTCCCCCACCCTCTTTTTTCCATATTAAGTTTTTACGCTACTATTAAAGCATTCACCATTGCCCAGAAAAGATTTCCGGAAACAGCTTCCAATAATGGGATAGGAAATGCATTCAGGCATGCACTCTGGTGCTGTTTTATCATGATGTATTGCTGCAAAATCTCTTCTCCTGAAAAAGCGCTGGATTTCTGTAAAAGAATAACCGATATGCACGAAGAACTGTTTCCCAACCAGCCTCTGGAGACTAAAATGGATCTCCACAACAACAAAATCGGAATGGATTATTTCATGGAACTTCTTCCCGGCATCCACCGCCAGTTTTTTGAAAAAAGTTTCTTTGTAGACGGATTAATTAAAAAAATGGATGATGCCAAGGTCCTGAAAAATCTTGATGATGATTTTGAAGGGTATCTTGTTTACCTGGAAGAGTAA
- the accD gene encoding acetyl-CoA carboxylase, carboxyltransferase subunit beta gives MAFDWFKRKAKNITTSTDEKKDVPKGLWHQTPSGKVVEHDELKRNNYVSPEDGFHVRIGSAEFFDILFDGGKFTELDANVESIDILNFKDTKPYKDRLKEVKAKTKLTDSIRNAVGTVKGTEMVVSCMDFAFIGGSLGSVMGEKIRRAVDYCIKHKLPYMIICQSGGARMQEATYSLMQLAKVQAKLAQLSEAGLLYIAYLCDPTFGGITASFAMTADIIMAEPGALIGFAGPRVIRETIGRDLPEGFQTSEFLQEKGFVDFIVKRTEIQDTVAKTVNLLAVKA, from the coding sequence ATGGCATTCGACTGGTTTAAAAGAAAAGCAAAAAACATTACCACCTCTACTGATGAAAAAAAGGACGTTCCCAAGGGCTTATGGCACCAGACTCCATCAGGAAAAGTTGTGGAGCATGATGAACTAAAGAGGAACAATTACGTTTCTCCTGAAGACGGGTTTCATGTAAGAATAGGAAGTGCGGAATTTTTTGACATCCTTTTTGACGGTGGTAAATTTACCGAACTGGATGCCAATGTTGAAAGTATTGATATCTTGAACTTTAAAGATACAAAACCGTATAAAGACCGCTTAAAAGAAGTAAAAGCCAAAACCAAGCTTACTGATTCTATCAGAAATGCTGTAGGTACTGTAAAAGGAACTGAAATGGTAGTTTCTTGTATGGATTTTGCTTTTATCGGAGGTTCGTTAGGCTCTGTAATGGGTGAAAAGATCCGAAGAGCTGTAGATTACTGTATTAAGCACAAACTTCCGTATATGATTATCTGTCAGTCCGGAGGAGCAAGAATGCAGGAAGCCACGTACTCTTTGATGCAGCTGGCAAAAGTTCAGGCTAAGTTAGCTCAGCTTTCTGAAGCAGGACTTTTATACATTGCTTACCTTTGCGACCCCACTTTTGGAGGAATTACAGCTTCTTTCGCAATGACTGCTGACATTATTATGGCCGAGCCGGGAGCACTGATCGGGTTCGCAGGACCAAGAGTAATCCGCGAAACCATCGGAAGAGATTTACCTGAAGGATTCCAGACATCAGAATTCCTACAGGAAAAAGGATTTGTAGATTTCATCGTAAAAAGAACTGAAATTCAGGACACTGTTGCTAAAACGGTTAATTTATTAGCTGTAAAAGCCTAG
- the fbaA gene encoding class II fructose-bisphosphate aldolase, whose amino-acid sequence MSRIFPAGVATGQLVTDIFQYAKENKFALPAVNVIGSSNVNATMETAAKLNSPVIIQFSNGGAAFNAGKGLSNDGQKAAILGAIAGAKHIHTLAEAYGATVILHTDHCAKKLLPWIDGLMDANEEFFKQTGKSLYSSHMLDLSEEPLEENLEISAQYFERMAKLQMTLEVEIGVTGGEEDGVDNSDVDNSKLYTQPEDVAYTYEKLKAISDNFTIAAAFGNVHGVYKPGNVVLTPKILDNSQKYVQEKFGTAAKPINFVFHGGSGSTLEEIREAIDYGVIKMNIDTDLQFAYTEGVRDYMINNIDYLRSQIGNPEGEEKPNKKFYDPRVWVRKGEETFSTRLVQAFEDLNNVNTLK is encoded by the coding sequence ATGAGCAGAATTTTTCCGGCAGGAGTTGCCACAGGTCAGTTAGTTACTGATATTTTTCAGTATGCTAAAGAAAACAAATTTGCACTACCTGCAGTAAACGTAATTGGATCAAGCAACGTAAACGCTACGATGGAAACTGCAGCGAAATTAAACTCTCCTGTAATTATTCAGTTTTCAAATGGAGGGGCTGCCTTCAATGCAGGAAAAGGATTAAGCAATGACGGACAAAAGGCTGCCATCTTAGGCGCTATTGCAGGGGCAAAACATATTCACACTCTTGCTGAAGCTTACGGAGCAACCGTTATTTTACACACAGATCACTGTGCAAAGAAATTATTGCCTTGGATTGACGGATTAATGGATGCTAACGAAGAATTCTTCAAGCAAACCGGAAAGTCTCTTTACTCTTCTCATATGCTGGATCTTTCTGAAGAACCTTTAGAAGAAAACCTTGAGATCTCCGCTCAATATTTTGAAAGAATGGCCAAACTTCAGATGACCCTTGAAGTGGAAATCGGAGTAACAGGAGGAGAAGAAGACGGTGTTGACAACTCAGATGTTGATAACTCTAAATTATATACCCAGCCTGAAGATGTAGCATATACCTATGAAAAATTAAAAGCTATTTCTGATAACTTTACCATTGCTGCTGCATTCGGTAACGTACACGGAGTTTATAAGCCAGGAAATGTGGTTCTTACACCAAAAATCCTTGACAACTCTCAGAAATATGTTCAGGAGAAATTCGGAACTGCTGCCAAGCCAATCAATTTCGTATTCCACGGAGGATCCGGCTCCACTTTGGAAGAGATCAGAGAAGCAATCGATTATGGAGTGATCAAAATGAATATTGATACTGATCTTCAATTCGCATATACTGAAGGAGTAAGAGATTATATGATCAATAACATCGACTATCTGAGATCTCAGATCGGAAACCCTGAAGGAGAAGAAAAACCTAACAAAAAATTCTATGATCCAAGAGTTTGGGTAAGAAAAGGCGAGGAAACTTTCTCTACAAGATTGGTACAAGCATTTGAAGATTTAAATAACGTAAATACTTTAAAATAA
- a CDS encoding NAD kinase, translating to MKAAIYSQKKDLDTFLYLSKFISELESRGVKSVLFDEMAEALQFSKIFETFNCKQDLLDKEVDLFFTFGGDGTIVNSLTFIEDLEIPVVGVNTGRLGFLAFFTKEEAFKELDSILKGDVKTSRRSVIEVVSPGLDGFFPYALNDVTVSRKETTSMITVDSYINDEFLNVFWGDGVIISTPTGSTAYSLSCGGPIISPNNENFVITPIAPHNLNVRPLVVNDKVEIKFRVESRVPQYSLSLDSRLIHIETDKEIIIKKADFQLLLVQPNNLSFYETIRQKLLWGRDKRN from the coding sequence ATGAAGGCAGCTATATATTCTCAGAAAAAAGATCTTGATACTTTTTTATATTTAAGCAAGTTTATCTCTGAGCTTGAAAGCAGGGGTGTAAAATCTGTTCTGTTTGATGAAATGGCTGAAGCTCTTCAGTTTTCCAAAATATTTGAAACCTTCAATTGCAAGCAAGACCTGCTTGATAAAGAAGTGGACCTTTTCTTCACGTTTGGTGGTGACGGGACTATTGTAAATTCGTTGACATTTATTGAAGATCTTGAAATTCCTGTAGTGGGAGTCAATACCGGAAGATTAGGTTTTTTAGCCTTTTTTACTAAAGAAGAAGCTTTTAAAGAACTGGATTCCATTTTAAAAGGTGATGTAAAAACCAGCCGCCGTTCGGTGATTGAAGTAGTCTCTCCGGGGCTTGATGGATTTTTCCCTTATGCACTCAATGATGTAACGGTTTCCCGGAAAGAAACTACCTCAATGATTACTGTAGATTCTTATATCAACGATGAATTTTTAAATGTTTTTTGGGGAGACGGAGTCATCATTTCTACACCTACCGGTTCTACGGCTTATTCTTTGAGCTGCGGAGGACCGATTATATCGCCCAATAACGAAAATTTTGTCATCACTCCTATTGCTCCTCATAATCTGAACGTGAGGCCTTTGGTTGTGAATGATAAAGTGGAAATAAAATTCCGGGTGGAAAGCCGGGTTCCCCAGTATTCCCTTTCCCTGGATTCCAGACTGATCCATATTGAAACGGACAAGGAGATCATCATTAAAAAGGCAGATTTCCAGCTACTTCTGGTACAGCCTAATAATTTAAGCTTCTATGAAACTATCCGCCAGAAGCTGCTTTGGGGAAGAGATAAAAGAAATTAA
- a CDS encoding CBS domain-containing protein, with protein sequence MFIKDYISKDFPCFSLSDSIESARNMLEDFGYSHIFIKKSHHFYGAIAQDFLYEEDGGTLKDLEHQIERFAILEDSNIMDSIRLFYTFSSNVIPVINKNEKYLGYITCEDIFQDLSRYPLFSESGAILTIEAPARKYSMTEIANIVESNNSKFYGGFISFMSDEVIHVTIKISNENLASIDATFDRYDYRIVEKYYSDEKTDLFKDRFGFLQKFIEI encoded by the coding sequence ATGTTTATTAAGGATTATATCTCAAAAGACTTCCCTTGTTTTAGCTTGTCCGATTCCATTGAGTCGGCCAGGAATATGTTAGAAGATTTTGGATATTCCCATATTTTCATCAAAAAATCCCATCACTTTTATGGAGCTATTGCCCAGGATTTTCTTTATGAAGAAGATGGAGGAACATTGAAGGATCTTGAGCATCAAATTGAGCGGTTTGCCATTCTGGAGGACAGCAATATTATGGATAGCATCCGTTTGTTTTACACCTTCAGTTCCAATGTGATCCCGGTAATCAACAAGAATGAAAAATATTTAGGCTACATTACCTGTGAAGATATTTTTCAGGACCTTTCCCGGTATCCCCTGTTTTCAGAATCAGGAGCCATTCTTACCATAGAAGCTCCTGCGCGGAAATATTCAATGACGGAAATAGCCAATATTGTAGAGAGCAATAATTCGAAATTTTATGGAGGTTTTATAAGCTTTATGTCTGATGAGGTCATTCATGTGACCATAAAGATCAGCAATGAAAACCTGGCCTCAATAGACGCCACTTTCGACCGGTATGATTACAGAATTGTTGAGAAATACTATTCTGACGAGAAAACCGATTTATTTAAAGACCGGTTTGGTTTTCTCCAAAAATTTATAGAAATATAA
- a CDS encoding RNA methyltransferase, translating to MVHKLKLEELNRIDVETFKKVEKIPLVIILDNIRSMHNVGAAFRTADAFLIEKIILCGITPQPPHREIHKAALGATESVDWAHEQDTNTAIADLKSKGYEIIGIEQTTNSIMITDFTIDQSKKYALVLGNEVEGISDEVLPNIDVFLEIPQLGTKHSLNVSVCGGIVMWEFAKALK from the coding sequence TTGGTACATAAATTAAAACTGGAAGAACTTAACAGAATCGATGTAGAAACCTTTAAGAAAGTTGAAAAAATTCCGCTGGTTATCATTCTTGATAACATCAGAAGCATGCACAATGTAGGAGCTGCTTTCAGAACGGCAGATGCCTTTTTAATTGAAAAAATAATCCTTTGCGGGATTACTCCGCAGCCTCCGCATCGTGAAATCCATAAAGCAGCCCTGGGAGCTACTGAAAGTGTAGACTGGGCACATGAACAAGACACCAACACTGCCATTGCAGATCTGAAAAGCAAAGGATATGAAATCATCGGAATTGAGCAGACTACCAACAGCATAATGATCACTGATTTTACCATTGATCAATCAAAAAAATATGCGCTGGTTTTAGGGAATGAAGTAGAGGGAATCAGTGATGAAGTGTTGCCCAATATTGATGTTTTTCTGGAAATTCCACAGCTGGGGACAAAGCATTCTCTCAATGTGAGCGTATGCGGGGGAATCGTCATGTGGGAATTTGCAAAGGCCCTGAAATAA
- a CDS encoding bestrophin family protein, whose protein sequence is MRVYNTKHFIKILFSLHKSDTLKILFPSMILVGLYSWGIQYLEVEYLHLTSKSGVSNVGMIHSLLGFVLSLLLVFRTNTAYDRWWEGRKLWGKLVNDTRNFAIKINTILGDNRQDAEQISRYLKFFPHFLAKHLSKESTRLALDEDYSEIEKTLKNHGPSEMVILLSHKLNLLKKEGKISDIEMLYLDTQLSGFLDVCGGCERIKNTPIPYSYSSFIKKFIILYVFALPIAYVITIGLFMIPLTVFVYYVLMSLELIAEEIEDPFNNDENDIPMETLAQNIEKNVHQIMIKK, encoded by the coding sequence ATGAGAGTTTACAATACCAAGCATTTTATTAAAATCCTTTTTAGCTTACATAAAAGTGATACTTTGAAAATTTTGTTTCCAAGTATGATTCTGGTAGGATTATACTCCTGGGGCATTCAGTATTTAGAGGTGGAATACCTTCATCTCACCTCTAAATCCGGAGTTAGCAATGTAGGAATGATCCATTCTTTATTGGGCTTCGTGCTTTCTTTACTTCTGGTTTTCAGGACCAATACCGCTTATGACAGGTGGTGGGAAGGCAGAAAACTTTGGGGAAAGCTCGTCAATGATACCAGGAATTTTGCAATAAAAATCAATACTATACTTGGAGACAACCGGCAGGATGCAGAACAAATCTCCAGATATCTGAAGTTTTTTCCGCATTTTTTAGCCAAACATCTTTCGAAGGAGTCTACCCGACTGGCATTGGATGAAGACTATTCCGAGATTGAAAAAACTTTAAAAAACCACGGCCCAAGTGAAATGGTCATCCTTTTATCCCATAAACTGAACCTGTTAAAAAAAGAAGGAAAAATATCAGACATTGAAATGCTTTACCTAGACACCCAACTTTCAGGCTTCCTAGATGTTTGCGGCGGATGTGAAAGAATTAAAAACACCCCGATTCCGTATTCTTATTCTTCGTTTATCAAGAAGTTTATTATCCTGTATGTCTTTGCGCTTCCGATTGCCTACGTAATTACTATCGGATTGTTCATGATCCCCCTTACTGTTTTTGTGTACTATGTGCTGATGAGCCTTGAACTTATTGCCGAAGAAATTGAAGACCCTTTCAACAATGATGAAAATGATATTCCTATGGAAACACTGGCACAAAATATTGAAAAAAACGTACATCAGATTATGATAAAAAAATAA
- a CDS encoding cupin-like domain-containing protein has protein sequence MILQNVDVVNDISKEDFQKNYFKKQKPLLIKNFASRWEAFDKWNLAYIREKAGDQEVPLYDNKPADASKSSDAPVTHMKMKDYIDTIKAKPSDLRIFFYIITDRLPELLKNFTYPDLGMKFFKRLPTLFFGGSEAHVLMHYDVDLGDFMHIHFEGKKRILLFDQKQSAFLYKVPLSVHTIYELDYENPDYGKFPALKYARGYEIFMEHGDALFIPGAFWHFNRYLEPGFSLSLRALPNKPAVFANMLYHVFVMRYTDKLMRKLFKARWVDYKQKWAYKKSSEALEKHLGKEKT, from the coding sequence ATGATCCTTCAAAACGTAGATGTAGTAAACGATATTAGTAAAGAAGATTTTCAGAAAAATTATTTCAAAAAGCAAAAGCCGCTTCTCATCAAAAATTTTGCCAGCCGTTGGGAGGCATTTGACAAATGGAATCTTGCCTATATTCGTGAGAAAGCAGGAGATCAGGAAGTTCCTTTGTATGACAATAAACCGGCAGACGCTTCCAAAAGCTCGGATGCTCCGGTAACCCATATGAAAATGAAGGATTATATTGATACGATAAAAGCTAAACCTTCTGATTTACGTATTTTCTTTTACATTATTACAGACCGGCTTCCGGAGTTGCTTAAAAATTTTACTTATCCGGACCTGGGAATGAAATTTTTCAAAAGGCTTCCAACTTTGTTTTTTGGAGGCAGTGAGGCCCATGTCCTGATGCATTATGATGTGGATCTGGGAGATTTTATGCATATCCACTTTGAGGGTAAAAAAAGGATCCTGTTATTTGATCAGAAACAATCTGCTTTCTTATATAAGGTACCCTTATCCGTCCATACCATCTATGAGCTGGATTACGAAAACCCTGATTATGGAAAATTTCCGGCATTGAAATATGCCCGGGGATATGAAATCTTTATGGAACACGGAGATGCTTTGTTTATTCCCGGGGCATTCTGGCATTTCAACAGGTATCTGGAACCCGGCTTCTCTCTCTCTCTGAGAGCTCTTCCAAATAAACCGGCTGTTTTTGCCAATATGCTGTATCATGTTTTTGTGATGAGATATACGGATAAACTGATGCGTAAGCTGTTTAAAGCCAGATGGGTGGATTATAAACAAAAATGGGCCTATAAAAAAAGTTCAGAGGCTTTGGAGAAACATCTGGGGAAAGAGAAAACTTAA
- a CDS encoding GNAT family N-acetyltransferase, translating to MEFPVLETERLFLRQLTIHDTEDLFEYFSQDEVMEYYDLETFKTLEDAQRIIQHFNSEFEKGKGFRWALELKSEKKVIGTCGYHNWYREHSRAEIGYELNPLFWRQSYMKEAILPILTFGFESMGLHRVDAFIDPANISSEKLLTSLNFSKEGTLKDYFFEKGKFVDATIFGLVNK from the coding sequence ATGGAATTTCCAGTTTTAGAAACCGAAAGACTCTTTCTCCGCCAACTTACTATCCATGATACGGAAGACCTTTTTGAATATTTTTCCCAGGATGAGGTGATGGAATATTATGATCTTGAGACTTTCAAAACATTAGAAGATGCGCAACGGATCATTCAGCACTTTAACAGTGAATTTGAGAAAGGGAAAGGATTCCGGTGGGCACTAGAACTAAAGTCTGAAAAAAAAGTTATCGGAACCTGCGGATATCACAACTGGTACCGTGAGCATTCCCGTGCCGAAATCGGCTACGAGCTTAATCCCCTGTTCTGGAGGCAATCCTATATGAAAGAAGCTATTCTTCCCATTTTAACATTTGGTTTCGAAAGCATGGGGCTACATCGTGTGGACGCCTTCATTGACCCTGCCAATATTTCTTCAGAAAAGCTCCTCACTTCTTTAAACTTCAGTAAAGAAGGAACTTTAAAAGACTACTTTTTTGAAAAGGGAAAATTCGTAGATGCCACCATCTTCGGATTGGTAAATAAATAG